In one Vibrio sp. VB16 genomic region, the following are encoded:
- a CDS encoding Dabb family protein: protein MIRHLMLVEMKPEATTNEIEIAKQAFIDIPTKIAGIEAVEWGTNNSPEGKNKAYDLAIVMTFTDDSARNIYLTHREHDALKVHFKKIIQDIVVLDYTVY from the coding sequence ATGATTCGTCATCTAATGCTGGTGGAAATGAAACCAGAAGCCACGACCAATGAAATTGAGATAGCAAAGCAGGCTTTTATCGATATTCCGACTAAGATTGCAGGAATTGAGGCGGTAGAGTGGGGTACGAATAATAGTCCAGAAGGTAAAAATAAGGCCTACGATTTAGCGATCGTGATGACATTTACGGACGATAGTGCTCGTAATATTTATCTGACTCACCGAGAGCACGATGCCCTCAAGGTCCATTTTAAGAAGATAATCCAAGATATTGTTGTTCTGGACTATACGGTGTATTAA
- the apbC gene encoding iron-sulfur cluster carrier protein ApbC, which yields MSIFDSKEELVGWLNQFQHPLLIERWAEDSSIVKRLKNGSVSIELPFYSLDLHRSLIRWVENQDVDAQRVSVSINVAALETVVNSELSNIKNIIAVTSAKGGVGKSTTAVNLALALSTQGAQVGLLDADIYGPSVPMMLGKEDESPEVRDNQFMIPIESCGIYTNSIGYLVDKAEAAIWRGPMASKALAQLLNETDWPPLDYLVIDMPPGTGDVQLTLSQSIPVTGAVIVTTPQDLALADVRKGLAMFEKVDVPVIGVIENMSYHICSHCGEKEHIFGQNGAVKVAQEFGASLLAQIPLHISMREDIDAGKPTVYARPDSEHAQIYLQLAEKMASSMYWSGSAKPKSIPFTNLS from the coding sequence ATGTCTATATTCGATTCAAAAGAAGAACTTGTCGGCTGGCTAAATCAATTTCAGCATCCTCTGCTCATCGAACGTTGGGCCGAAGACTCATCCATTGTAAAGCGGCTAAAAAATGGCAGCGTGAGCATAGAATTACCATTTTATTCATTGGATTTACATCGTTCACTCATTCGTTGGGTTGAGAACCAAGATGTTGATGCACAAAGAGTGTCCGTTTCTATTAATGTTGCAGCATTGGAAACAGTGGTTAATTCGGAACTTTCTAACATAAAGAACATCATCGCCGTCACCTCAGCGAAAGGAGGTGTCGGTAAATCAACGACGGCGGTAAACCTCGCGTTGGCTTTAAGTACTCAAGGCGCCCAAGTGGGTTTACTTGATGCTGATATCTACGGGCCATCGGTACCAATGATGCTTGGCAAAGAAGATGAGTCGCCGGAAGTGCGTGATAATCAATTTATGATCCCGATTGAGTCATGTGGTATTTACACCAATTCGATAGGCTATTTGGTTGATAAGGCAGAAGCGGCTATTTGGCGTGGACCAATGGCTTCTAAGGCGCTAGCGCAGTTGTTGAATGAGACCGATTGGCCACCATTAGACTATTTGGTGATTGATATGCCACCAGGCACGGGTGATGTGCAACTGACACTTTCCCAGAGCATCCCTGTAACCGGTGCTGTGATTGTTACCACACCACAAGATCTCGCGTTAGCCGATGTTCGTAAAGGGTTGGCAATGTTCGAGAAAGTCGATGTTCCTGTCATTGGGGTTATTGAGAATATGAGCTATCACATCTGTAGTCATTGTGGTGAAAAAGAGCACATATTCGGTCAAAATGGGGCAGTAAAAGTGGCGCAGGAGTTTGGTGCGAGTTTGTTGGCTCAAATTCCACTGCATATTTCGATGCGTGAAGATATCGATGCTGGTAAACCGACCGTTTATGCACGTCCGGATAGCGAACATGCCCAGATATACTTGCAATTGGCAGAAAAAATGGCGAGCAGTATGTATTGGTCGGGGAGTGCTAAACCAAAAAGCATCCCTTTTACAAATCTAAGTTAA
- a CDS encoding GNAT family N-acetyltransferase, translated as MSQIAFDSGLVKTVVASISSDNKASLSVVRKNGFSYKELIIDEEGEELELWQLDIMLEAKLKQCL; from the coding sequence TTGTCCCAAATCGCATTTGACTCTGGCTTAGTTAAGACGGTTGTTGCATCGATTTCCTCAGACAACAAAGCGTCGTTAAGTGTGGTTCGAAAAAATGGTTTTTCATATAAAGAATTGATAATCGACGAAGAAGGTGAAGAACTTGAATTGTGGCAATTGGACATTATGCTTGAAGCTAAATTAAAGCAATGTCTTTAG
- a CDS encoding heme ABC transporter ATP-binding protein — MTTTAISLKNLHLKLGGKTILDDVSVDFHASELTILLGPNGTGKSSLLKLITKEWPLKGKVSYFDIDSDSWKASTLARHMGVLPQSSTLSFNFSVKEVIELGGLTLRASQKEIASIAEQYMRETDVLHLADRLYPSLSGGEKQRVHLARVLTQLAQSQDKKVLLLDEPTSALDLSHQHKTLQLAKSLTNEGASVITVIHDLNLAAQYADRVLILNEGKLVADGTPWETLTKENIADVYHWPVQVVPHPERGHPIILT; from the coding sequence ATGACGACAACCGCGATTTCTCTCAAAAATTTACATCTCAAACTTGGTGGAAAAACTATTTTAGATGACGTTTCCGTTGATTTTCATGCATCGGAATTAACCATCTTATTAGGACCAAACGGAACCGGAAAGAGCAGTTTATTGAAGCTGATCACTAAGGAGTGGCCTCTTAAAGGCAAAGTGAGTTATTTCGACATCGACTCCGACAGTTGGAAAGCATCCACATTAGCAAGACACATGGGCGTATTGCCTCAGTCCAGTACACTCTCCTTTAATTTTTCTGTTAAAGAGGTCATTGAGCTTGGAGGCTTGACCTTACGTGCATCGCAGAAGGAGATAGCGTCTATCGCAGAGCAATATATGCGAGAAACCGATGTGCTGCATCTCGCTGACCGCTTATACCCTAGCCTCTCTGGTGGTGAAAAACAGCGTGTACATTTAGCCAGAGTATTGACCCAATTGGCACAGAGCCAAGACAAAAAAGTATTACTTTTGGATGAACCAACCTCTGCGCTAGATTTGTCACACCAACATAAAACGTTACAGCTAGCAAAATCATTAACCAATGAAGGGGCATCTGTCATCACCGTTATTCACGACTTAAACCTTGCTGCGCAATATGCCGACCGAGTATTGATTCTAAATGAAGGCAAACTTGTCGCCGATGGGACGCCATGGGAAACCCTAACAAAGGAAAACATTGCTGATGTCTACCATTGGCCAGTACAAGTTGTTCCGCACCCTGAACGAGGCCACCCCATCATCTTGACGTGA
- a CDS encoding SulP family inorganic anion transporter: protein MFEFPQFSGQSIKNDTLSGLTVALALVPEAVAFAFVAGVDPMVGLYAAFIVGLITSIFGGRPGMISGATGAMAVVMVSLVATHGVQYLFAAILLAGVLQVSAGIFRLGKFIRMVPHPVMIGFVNGLAIVIFLAQLGQFKAPNIDGVMSWLPVDQMSIMAGLILLTMAIIHFLPKFTTAVPSSLVAIVSVTLLVQLFGLDTRTVVDFLRSMSGDEAATLAGSLPSFSIPMVPFNLETLQVILPYAIILAAVGLIESLLTLTVIDEMTNTRGQANRECVGQGIANMTCSVFGAMGGCAMIGQSMINVNSGGRGRLSGIMAALALLFFILFGSSLIEMIPLSALVGVMFMVVIGTFEWATFKLARRVPKQDFFVIVLVTIVTVLTDLAVAVAVGVIASALMFAWQHAKHIYASSRLNEEGSKEYHINGPIFFGSAANFLELFDSKNDPVDVIVDFANSRVADHSAIEAIETIAERYTAVGKTLHLRHLSPDCRNLLEKAGSLVEINVKEDPSYKVATDLLAG from the coding sequence ATGTTTGAATTTCCACAATTTTCAGGGCAATCCATTAAAAATGATACGCTATCGGGCCTTACTGTTGCTCTTGCCCTTGTGCCTGAAGCAGTCGCCTTCGCTTTTGTTGCCGGTGTTGACCCTATGGTTGGCCTTTATGCTGCCTTTATTGTTGGGTTAATCACATCAATTTTCGGTGGCCGTCCAGGTATGATCTCTGGTGCGACAGGCGCAATGGCCGTCGTTATGGTGAGCCTCGTTGCCACTCATGGTGTGCAATACCTCTTCGCTGCAATACTACTTGCCGGTGTTTTACAGGTTTCCGCTGGTATATTCCGTTTGGGTAAATTTATCCGTATGGTGCCGCATCCCGTGATGATCGGTTTTGTAAATGGCCTTGCTATTGTTATTTTCCTAGCTCAACTTGGTCAATTTAAAGCCCCCAACATTGATGGTGTAATGAGTTGGCTACCAGTTGACCAAATGTCCATCATGGCAGGGCTTATCCTGCTAACGATGGCGATTATTCATTTCTTACCTAAGTTCACTACAGCAGTGCCTTCGTCATTAGTGGCGATTGTTTCTGTTACCTTATTAGTGCAACTTTTTGGCCTAGATACACGCACCGTTGTCGATTTCCTTCGGTCCATGTCAGGTGATGAAGCGGCAACGCTAGCAGGAAGCTTACCAAGCTTCTCAATCCCAATGGTTCCGTTCAACTTGGAAACACTTCAAGTTATTCTACCTTACGCAATTATTCTAGCAGCCGTCGGCTTAATTGAGTCATTACTGACGTTAACCGTCATTGATGAAATGACAAATACACGTGGTCAGGCCAACCGTGAATGTGTCGGTCAAGGTATTGCGAATATGACTTGCTCGGTATTTGGTGCGATGGGTGGTTGTGCGATGATTGGTCAGTCGATGATCAACGTTAACTCGGGCGGTCGTGGTCGACTTTCCGGGATCATGGCAGCACTAGCCCTATTGTTCTTTATATTATTCGGTTCTTCATTAATTGAGATGATCCCATTATCAGCGCTCGTTGGTGTTATGTTTATGGTGGTTATCGGCACATTTGAGTGGGCAACGTTTAAGCTTGCTCGTCGCGTTCCGAAACAAGATTTCTTCGTTATCGTGTTGGTTACTATTGTTACGGTATTAACGGATTTAGCTGTAGCCGTGGCCGTTGGTGTTATTGCCTCTGCACTCATGTTTGCATGGCAACACGCGAAACATATCTACGCGAGCAGCCGCCTAAATGAAGAAGGTTCAAAAGAATATCATATCAACGGTCCCATCTTCTTTGGGTCAGCAGCAAACTTCTTAGAGCTATTTGACTCAAAAAATGACCCTGTTGACGTCATTGTGGATTTTGCTAACTCACGTGTCGCAGACCACTCTGCTATCGAAGCCATTGAAACGATTGCAGAACGTTATACTGCAGTAGGTAAAACATTGCACTTACGTCACTTAAGCCCTGATTGCCGTAACCTACTTGAAAAAGCAGGTAGCCTTGTAGAAATTAACGTAAAAGAAGATCCAAGCTACAAAGTGGCGACGGATTTATTGGCCGGTTAA
- the udk gene encoding uridine kinase: protein MSENNNCVIVGIAGASASGKSLIASTIYNELKAKVGDHQIGVITEDCYYQDQSDLSMEDRVKTNYDHPNALDHDLLCDHLEALMKGETVEIPEYSYTEHTRVKQTTKFTPKKVIILEGILLLTEPRLRSLMHASIFMDTPLDICLLRRVTRDVQERGRTMESVLKQYQKTVRPMFMQFIEPSKQYADIIVPRGGKNRIAIDVLKAHIGKLLTS, encoded by the coding sequence ATGTCTGAAAATAATAATTGCGTCATCGTAGGTATTGCTGGCGCGTCTGCGTCCGGAAAGAGTTTAATCGCAAGTACAATTTATAATGAATTGAAAGCCAAGGTCGGCGATCACCAAATTGGTGTTATAACAGAGGATTGCTACTACCAAGATCAAAGCGACTTGAGTATGGAGGATCGAGTAAAAACAAATTATGACCATCCGAATGCTCTCGATCATGACTTGCTGTGTGATCACTTAGAGGCGTTGATGAAAGGGGAAACGGTTGAGATCCCTGAGTATAGCTATACGGAGCATACTCGTGTAAAGCAAACAACAAAGTTTACCCCGAAAAAAGTAATTATTTTGGAAGGCATTTTGCTATTAACAGAACCAAGGTTACGTAGTTTAATGCATGCTTCTATCTTTATGGATACGCCACTAGACATATGCTTACTTCGACGAGTGACTCGCGATGTGCAAGAGCGTGGCAGAACGATGGAATCAGTTTTGAAACAATATCAAAAGACGGTTCGACCTATGTTTATGCAGTTTATTGAGCCATCGAAACAATATGCAGATATCATCGTTCCTCGTGGTGGAAAAAACAGAATCGCTATCGATGTATTGAAAGCTCATATTGGTAAATTATTGACTTCTTAA
- a CDS encoding AsmA family protein — MKKLLFIVGIPVLIIILAIAALLLFVNPNQFKPLIVEQTKKQTGMDLVIDGDIDWQLFPSLGLSLGKTELKNPEGFKNENLLKIEGIGVDVSVMPLFSKELYIGNVSLDGAEIYLETKKDGASNLDALTQSNKAEPVDSTASSTPTEPAPSVSSEPQKSWTINLAGVSVTNALLEIQDDSTGSYTKLYDVGLTVSEFAFGQWTTATFAAKGKNNQQSFSAEGQAELNLLQDLATYELRNIVLDSTFSDPSTTISEAKIELSTFAFDKENPLSISVKGRAADLDIDLKLTSALFIDKEISQVLLKNMDLNSTFVGDTLPQSPMKITGKSEFGFDIKQSLISLDLQKLNLNAIQLDGKSTVKLTDIPQVRFNLHSPNIDLDEFLGLNKPSPTEQPVTEKATTTGTSTASTSSGVQKEVEPDLNALKTLDVKGKITIDRFKASNAKMQAVVTSFTVNRGVADLNSFTSNLYQGSIKASAQLDARKTPASYWAKKQIKGVKVQSLLKDVADNDMLEGTGNIDVDVKGKSLTPTGIKQNLAGTVKINFADGAVNGVNVAQLIRVNYAKIKGQKVDEPEKEEKKTDFSAMKATLKLSQGVMTTNDLAISSPLLRIHGEGNANYIKETMDFLLNTSVVGSLKGQGGKDINDLKDITIPVRVYNKWLDPKYKIEFDQLWKQLESEKKKELEKKAEKELNRVLGDKIKDGKTKDLADKLLKGLFN; from the coding sequence ATGAAAAAACTTCTATTTATTGTTGGCATCCCAGTTCTGATTATTATCTTGGCGATAGCCGCATTGCTTTTGTTCGTTAACCCTAATCAGTTTAAGCCACTGATTGTTGAACAGACTAAAAAACAAACAGGAATGGATCTTGTAATAGACGGAGATATCGATTGGCAGCTTTTTCCATCTTTAGGGTTAAGTTTGGGTAAAACAGAACTTAAGAACCCTGAAGGGTTCAAAAATGAAAACCTATTAAAAATTGAAGGTATTGGCGTCGATGTTTCCGTTATGCCTCTGTTCAGCAAAGAGCTATATATTGGGAATGTCTCTCTCGATGGTGCGGAAATCTATCTTGAAACGAAAAAAGATGGGGCGAGTAACCTTGATGCGCTAACACAGTCAAATAAAGCGGAACCTGTCGATTCCACGGCTTCATCCACTCCAACAGAACCTGCGCCTTCGGTGTCATCAGAGCCACAAAAGTCGTGGACAATCAACCTTGCGGGTGTATCTGTCACTAATGCACTGCTTGAAATACAAGATGACTCTACAGGTTCTTATACCAAGCTATATGATGTGGGTTTAACGGTATCTGAATTCGCTTTTGGACAATGGACAACGGCTACATTCGCAGCGAAAGGCAAGAATAATCAGCAAAGCTTCTCAGCTGAAGGGCAAGCAGAACTTAATCTTTTGCAAGACCTTGCGACATACGAATTACGAAATATAGTATTAGATTCTACTTTTAGTGATCCTTCGACGACGATTTCAGAGGCTAAAATTGAACTGAGTACATTTGCCTTCGATAAAGAAAATCCACTTTCGATTAGCGTGAAGGGTCGTGCTGCTGATTTAGATATTGATCTGAAACTGACCTCTGCTCTGTTTATTGATAAAGAGATTAGTCAGGTACTACTTAAAAATATGGACTTGAATTCAACTTTCGTCGGCGACACTTTACCTCAGTCTCCAATGAAGATAACGGGTAAGTCTGAGTTTGGTTTCGATATAAAGCAGTCACTTATATCTCTTGATCTACAGAAGCTAAACTTAAATGCGATTCAATTGGACGGAAAAAGTACCGTTAAGTTAACGGATATCCCACAGGTTCGGTTTAATCTGCATAGCCCTAATATAGATTTAGACGAGTTTTTAGGCTTGAACAAGCCATCACCAACAGAACAACCTGTAACTGAAAAGGCGACAACAACCGGAACGTCAACCGCTTCAACATCCAGTGGGGTGCAAAAGGAAGTTGAACCAGATTTGAATGCCCTTAAGACTTTAGACGTGAAGGGTAAAATTACCATCGACAGGTTTAAAGCGAGCAATGCCAAGATGCAGGCTGTTGTGACAAGCTTTACGGTTAATCGTGGCGTCGCGGACCTTAACTCGTTTACTTCAAACCTATATCAGGGTTCGATAAAGGCTTCTGCTCAGTTAGATGCACGAAAAACACCAGCAAGTTACTGGGCTAAAAAGCAGATCAAAGGCGTTAAGGTTCAATCTTTACTTAAAGATGTGGCAGATAACGATATGTTAGAAGGCACGGGTAATATTGATGTGGACGTTAAGGGTAAAAGTTTAACACCAACAGGCATCAAGCAAAATCTTGCGGGTACTGTGAAAATCAATTTTGCTGATGGTGCGGTTAATGGCGTAAATGTAGCCCAACTTATCCGCGTTAACTATGCCAAGATCAAAGGCCAAAAGGTGGATGAGCCAGAGAAAGAAGAGAAGAAAACGGATTTTAGCGCGATGAAAGCAACGTTGAAGCTGAGCCAAGGTGTGATGACGACGAATGACCTCGCTATTTCATCGCCTCTACTGCGAATCCATGGTGAAGGGAACGCGAACTACATTAAAGAGACGATGGATTTCTTATTAAATACGTCTGTTGTGGGTAGCTTAAAAGGACAAGGCGGTAAGGATATTAATGACTTGAAAGACATTACAATTCCTGTTCGTGTTTACAATAAGTGGTTAGATCCTAAATATAAAATTGAGTTCGACCAGTTGTGGAAACAACTAGAATCTGAGAAAAAGAAAGAGCTAGAGAAAAAAGCAGAGAAAGAACTAAATCGCGTTCTAGGTGATAAGATAAAAGATGGTAAGACAAAAGATCTTGCTGATAAGTTGCTAAAAGGGTTGTTTAACTAA
- a CDS encoding low molecular weight protein-tyrosine-phosphatase, protein MKKILVVCMGNICRSPTGEAVLRATAEKMNVSVEVDSAGTLDFHSGDKPDHRARTAGEFRGYSFDNIVARQVTEEDFEYFDLILAADMDNMNNLLGMCPTEYTHKISLFLSHSESEYNEIPDPFYGGGGGFELVLDLIEEASEELLKKL, encoded by the coding sequence ATGAAGAAAATTCTCGTGGTCTGCATGGGTAATATATGTCGCTCCCCTACAGGTGAAGCCGTATTGAGGGCGACAGCCGAAAAGATGAATGTGTCAGTTGAAGTAGACTCTGCTGGAACACTTGATTTTCACTCGGGAGATAAACCTGATCATCGAGCTAGGACGGCTGGTGAGTTTAGGGGCTATTCGTTTGATAATATTGTCGCTCGCCAAGTGACAGAAGAAGATTTTGAATACTTTGATCTTATTTTGGCTGCCGATATGGATAATATGAATAACCTGCTTGGTATGTGCCCCACAGAATATACTCATAAGATCAGTCTGTTTCTCAGCCACTCTGAGTCTGAATACAATGAGATTCCAGACCCATTCTATGGTGGAGGAGGTGGTTTTGAGCTGGTGTTGGATTTAATCGAAGAAGCGAGCGAAGAGTTGTTGAAGAAGCTTTGA
- the cobO gene encoding cob(I)yrinic acid a,c-diamide adenosyltransferase: MSSNQSKDDRYKARQEKVKQHIDEKIEKAQIEKGLLLVITGNGKGKTTAGFGTIARAVGHDLTCSVAQFIKGTWDNGEKNLLEKLGVEFQVMATGFTWNTQDKETDTIAAQRVWQECKRMLKDDSIDVILFDELTYMVTYGYIDLDEVLDALQSRPKMQSVVITGRAAHRSLIELADTVSEVKNVKHAFESGVKALRGVDW; the protein is encoded by the coding sequence ATGAGTTCTAATCAATCAAAAGATGACCGATATAAAGCACGCCAAGAAAAGGTGAAGCAACATATCGATGAAAAGATAGAAAAAGCTCAAATAGAGAAAGGACTGCTGTTAGTTATTACTGGAAACGGTAAAGGTAAAACCACCGCTGGATTTGGTACTATCGCGCGCGCGGTTGGGCACGATTTAACATGTTCTGTTGCTCAATTCATTAAAGGAACATGGGACAATGGCGAGAAAAATCTGCTCGAAAAACTTGGTGTTGAATTTCAGGTGATGGCAACAGGGTTTACTTGGAATACCCAAGATAAAGAAACCGACACAATAGCCGCCCAAAGAGTATGGCAAGAGTGTAAACGCATGCTCAAAGATGATTCCATTGATGTGATTCTATTCGATGAACTCACTTACATGGTGACATATGGCTACATCGACCTTGATGAAGTGTTAGACGCTCTCCAGTCACGACCTAAAATGCAATCTGTTGTTATCACAGGCAGAGCGGCCCATCGCTCATTGATAGAGCTTGCAGACACGGTGTCTGAGGTTAAGAACGTAAAGCACGCCTTTGAATCAGGCGTAAAAGCGTTACGTGGCGTTGATTGGTAA
- the metG gene encoding methionine--tRNA ligase, which yields MATDPRKLLVTCALPYANGSIHLGHMLEHIQADIWVRYQRLRGNTVNFICADDAHGTPIMLKAQQMGISPEEMIAAVSEEHQKDFAGFDISFDNYHSTHSDENRELAGLIYTRLKESGFISSRTISQLFDPEKEMFLPDRFVKGTCPKCKSEDQYGDNCDNCGETYSPTDLIDPKSAVSGATPVMKDSEHFFFDLPQFESMLKTWTRSGSLQTETANKMQEWFESGLKQWDISRDAPYFGFEIPGEKNKFFYVWLDAPIGYMGSFKNLCNKRDDLNFDEYWAEDSTTELYHFIGKDIVYFHSLFWPAMLDGAGFRKPNNVFVHGYVTVNGAKMSKSKGTFIKAATYLKHLDPECLRYYYAAKLNNRIDDLDLNLEDFTQRVNADVVNKIVNLASRNAGFITKRFEGKLSAQFAEPELYAEFVAAAEKIAGLYESREFSRAIREITALADKANQYVDEKAPWVVAKTEGQDQELQDICSVGINLFRVLITYLKPVMPDLAARTEAFLNQELTWDGMAEPLVDHDITKFKALFNRIDPKNVEAMTEASKEDAAAEQAAKEKAAAPETELSKDPVADEIEFDDFAKVDLRIAKIVSCEAVPKANKLLKLELDIGGETRQVFAGIKSAYKPEDLIGKHTVMVANLKPRKMKFGMSEGMVLAAGPGGNDLWILEPHEGALPGMRVM from the coding sequence ATGGCAACTGATCCAAGAAAACTTTTGGTAACTTGTGCCCTTCCGTACGCTAACGGTTCAATCCATCTTGGTCATATGCTTGAGCATATCCAAGCAGATATCTGGGTTCGATACCAAAGGCTACGAGGCAACACAGTAAACTTCATCTGTGCGGACGATGCTCATGGCACACCAATCATGCTAAAAGCGCAGCAGATGGGAATATCACCAGAAGAAATGATCGCTGCTGTAAGTGAAGAGCATCAAAAAGATTTTGCTGGCTTTGATATTAGCTTTGACAATTATCACAGTACTCATAGCGATGAGAACCGCGAGTTAGCAGGGTTGATATACACTCGACTTAAAGAGAGTGGCTTCATTTCTAGCCGAACTATTTCTCAGTTATTTGACCCTGAAAAAGAGATGTTTCTGCCAGACCGTTTCGTAAAGGGAACCTGTCCGAAGTGTAAATCTGAAGACCAATATGGCGACAACTGCGATAACTGTGGTGAGACTTACAGCCCAACAGATTTGATAGACCCGAAATCAGCGGTCTCTGGTGCGACGCCAGTGATGAAAGATTCTGAACACTTCTTTTTTGACCTGCCACAATTTGAAAGCATGCTTAAAACGTGGACGCGTTCTGGCTCTCTTCAAACTGAAACTGCCAATAAAATGCAAGAATGGTTTGAATCTGGACTGAAACAGTGGGATATCTCTCGCGATGCTCCTTATTTTGGATTTGAAATCCCAGGTGAAAAGAACAAGTTTTTCTATGTCTGGCTTGATGCTCCAATCGGTTATATGGGTTCATTTAAGAATCTGTGTAACAAAAGAGATGACCTTAACTTTGATGAATATTGGGCCGAAGATAGCACTACCGAGCTTTATCACTTTATCGGTAAAGACATCGTCTATTTCCATAGCCTTTTCTGGCCTGCGATGCTAGACGGAGCAGGGTTCCGTAAACCGAATAATGTATTCGTACACGGTTATGTCACGGTTAATGGGGCAAAAATGTCCAAGTCGAAAGGGACGTTTATTAAAGCAGCAACTTACCTGAAGCACTTAGACCCTGAATGTTTACGTTATTATTATGCCGCTAAATTAAATAATCGTATTGATGATCTAGACCTTAACCTAGAAGATTTCACACAACGAGTTAACGCAGATGTCGTCAATAAGATTGTCAATCTAGCGTCACGAAATGCAGGCTTTATTACCAAGCGATTTGAAGGGAAGTTGTCCGCTCAATTTGCAGAACCTGAATTGTATGCTGAATTTGTCGCTGCTGCTGAGAAAATTGCTGGGTTATATGAATCGCGTGAGTTTAGTCGTGCTATTCGAGAAATAACGGCGCTAGCGGATAAAGCCAATCAATATGTGGACGAAAAAGCCCCGTGGGTCGTGGCTAAAACGGAAGGTCAAGACCAAGAACTGCAAGATATCTGTTCTGTTGGTATTAACCTATTCCGCGTGCTTATTACGTATCTCAAACCTGTGATGCCGGATCTAGCCGCAAGAACAGAGGCGTTCTTAAACCAAGAACTTACTTGGGATGGCATGGCTGAACCTCTTGTTGACCATGACATCACGAAATTTAAAGCCTTATTCAATCGTATCGACCCTAAAAATGTTGAAGCAATGACTGAGGCGTCAAAAGAAGACGCGGCCGCAGAACAAGCAGCGAAAGAAAAAGCAGCCGCACCTGAGACCGAGCTGAGCAAAGACCCCGTCGCCGATGAAATAGAATTTGATGACTTTGCTAAAGTTGATCTACGAATCGCTAAAATAGTGTCTTGCGAAGCCGTACCTAAAGCCAACAAATTGCTCAAGCTTGAGCTTGATATTGGTGGTGAGACGCGTCAAGTATTCGCCGGTATCAAATCGGCTTATAAGCCTGAAGATCTAATCGGAAAACATACCGTTATGGTGGCGAACCTAAAACCACGTAAGATGAAATTCGGTATGTCGGAAGGCATGGTTTTAGCCGCCGGGCCGGGTGGAAATGACCTTTGGATATTAGAGCCGCATGAAGGTGCTCTACCAGGCATGCGTGTGATGTAA